The following coding sequences are from one Pocillopora verrucosa isolate sample1 chromosome 5, ASM3666991v2, whole genome shotgun sequence window:
- the LOC131786469 gene encoding uncharacterized protein, with amino-acid sequence MPHFCCAGQCENSSDKRPDISFHGLPLDNKALLKTWITKMRRHPNYFNVNKHVKICSEHFRPEDFINPEAKKRRLKRDVVPSIFAWSEESPETVARSAVEKLNTSRQEEEEATDTASEGEGEETFTLSGLTLTSRKTQTQEDDFCDEITDISYRIPCLHSFSVYHLLSKCTTLAKEEKLFTHFTGFNSYVDFMNVLKFLLPNLDRKNLIYWGSEAGKSSVIDIEKLFDEGETEGENDGFERESTMTRPSAHKLSVEDEFLMLLMKLRMGLSNIDLAERFCVSESTVNDINLTWVNFVYTVIGSLKIWPHRDIIIKHSPEEFIKKYPNNIVIVDATELKIQVPSSLQKHSETYSTYKSHTTFKSLIGVDPNGGIMFVSQLFEGSISDKQIVLRSGFLETVKQKVQCGELKEGDAIIADKGFDIGDDLAKVKLKLNIPPFLRDKVGFEEDDVIKTQTIAHHRIHVERAIGKVRRFKIFHSVIPVSMFGSINQIWSVACFLSNFLNPVLSKDELSPKT; translated from the coding sequence ATGCCGCACTTTTGCTGCGCTGGACAATGCGAAAATAGCTCTGATAAACGTCCAGATATTTCTTTCCACGGACTTCCTCTCGATAACAAGGCTTTATTGAAGACATGGATCACGAAAATGCGAAGACATcccaattattttaatgtaaacaagCATGTGAAGATTTGCAGCGAGCACTTTAGACCTGAGGATTTTATCAATCCCGAAGCGAAGAAACGCAGATTAAAACGCGACGTAGTCCCTTCTATATTCGCTTGGAGTGAAgaaagtccagaaactgtggCAAGGTCTGCGGTAGAAAAGCTGAACACTAGTagacaagaggaagaagaagcgaCTGACACGGCATCTGAGGGCGAAGGTGAGGAAACTTTCACTTTGTCTGGGCTAACTTTGACTTCACGCAAGACTCAAACACAAGAGGATGATTTCTGCGATGAAATAACGGATATATCTTACAGGATACCATGTCTACACAGCTTTTCTGTTTACCATTTGCTATCAAAGTGCACTACGCTCGCCAAAGAAGAGAAGCTTTTCACACATTTCACTGGTTTCAATTCCTATGTTGACTTCATGAACGTACTTAAATTTCTATTGCCCAATCTTGaccgaaaaaatttgatttactgGGGTAGCGAAGCTGGAAAATCAAGCGTGATAGACATTGAAAAACTGTTCGATGAAGGTGAAACTGAAGGAGAGAATGATGGCTTTGAAAGGGAATCAACAATGACAAGACCCTCTGCACACAAGCTTTCAGTGGAGGATGAGTTTCTCATGTTACTGATGAAGCTGAGAATGGGATTGTCCAACATTGATTTAGCAGAGAGGTTTTGTGTATCCGAGAGTACTGTCAATGACATTAATCTTACCTGGGTTAATTTTGTGTACACTGTAATTGGCAGCCTCAAAATATGGCCTCATAGagatataattataaaacattctCCGGAGGAATTTATCAAGAAATATCCCAACAATATTGTGATTGTTGATGCGACTGAACTGAAAATCCAAGTCCCTAGTTCATTACAAAAGCACAGTGAGACTTACAGTACTTACAAGTCCCACACAACTTTTAAGTCTCTCATAGGAGTGGATCCTAATGGAGGCATTATGTTTGTGTCTCAGTTATTTGAGGGTTCCATTTCTGACAAACAAATAGTGCTGAGGTCAGGGTTTCTGGAAACTGTAAAACAGAAAGTACAATGTGGAGAACTAAAAGAAGGAGATGCCATCATAGCAGACAAAGGTTTTGACATTGGTGATGACCTTGcaaaagtgaaattgaaattgaatattCCTCCCTTCTTGAGGGACAAAGTAGGATTTGAAGAGGATGATGTAATCAAGACGCAGACAATAGCACATCATCGCATTCATGTCGAACGAGCTATAGGGAAAGTTCGgagattcaaaattttccactctGTCATTCCAGTTTCTATGTTTGGCAGTATTAATCAGATATGGAGTGTTGCctgttttctttctaatttcttaaaCCCAGTCCTTTCTAAAGATGAATTATCACCAAAGACATAA